The Tepidibacter aestuarii genome contains a region encoding:
- a CDS encoding phosphoribosylformylglycinamidine synthase, translating to MSNIKRLFVEKKSGFDVESQRLLRDIKVNLGVKNINNIRVVNRYDIENISDDVYEKSVKSIFSEPNIDNVYHENIDIDDNSKMFAIEYLPGQYDQRADWAVQCIEILTQNSRPLVNFARAIVIEGKIDDTEFENIKNYLINPVDSREARLDKPEKLVVEIDRVDEVEVIDNFIDMDENDLKEFIKDRGLAMLYDDLVLIQDYFKNTEKRNPTITEIKIIDTYWSDHCRHTTFLTKVESVEIEDGKYSDIINKTYDEYKESRSYVYESREKDITLMDIATISMKELRKKGLLEDLDVSEEINACSINVDVEIDGETHKYLVMFKNETHNHPTEIEPFGGAATCLGGAIRDPLSGRSYVYQAMRISGCANPLQDISDTLDGKLPQIKITKEAAHGYSSYGNQIGVATGFVDEVYDDDFVAKRMEVGAVIAATPKDEVIRKTPESSDVVILVGGRTGKDGCGGATGSSKEHSEESISTCSAEVQKGNAPTERKIQRLFRNKKVSSMIKRCNDFGAGGVCVAIGELADGIDIDLNKVPKKYEGLDGTEIAISESQERMAVVIDKDNLEEFIKHAHEENVEATHVATVTGDNRVRMSWNEKLIVDISRDFLNTNGAKQYTDVLIKSTDEDTNYFENTEIVGDNLEDKWINKLKDLNVCSKRGLIEMFDTSIGAGTVLMPLGGKYQSTPADAMVCKIPVLKGSTPTATAMAYGYNPKIGKWSPFHGAIYALVESICKIVSVGGDYNNIRLTLQEYFEKIGKNKEKWGKPFSALLGAYLVQKRLNIPAIGGKDSMSGTFEDINVPPTLISFAVDVVDSDYVISPEFKKSNSKIVLLSTRKDDNYIVDFDCLKSNLDIITKNIKNKKIISAYPIKVGGICEAVSKMSFGNKIGFKFKDEMSDKELFLPDYGSFVLEIEDKVDVDEIFKNCDYRILGNTNSSDHIEINSIKLDMDKMHSAWSNTLEKVFPTKTTDINQKIETLHYEKSNIIKPRSTISKPKVLVPVFPGTNCEYDCIKAFERAGGDCHTSIFKNLKSQDIQDSIDDFVKKINQSQIIMLPGGFSAGDEPDGSAKFIVNVLKNPRIKEAIMELLNNRDGLMLGICNGFQALIKLGLLPYGEIKDIDENDPTLTYNNIARHQSKAVETKIVSNLSPWMSNVKVGDIHSIPISHGEGRFVCNESMIEKLIKSGQIATQYVDRNKNATYDIDFNPNGSFYAVEGITSPDGRILGKMGHSERIGDNVLKNIDGNKDQRLFESGIEYFKL from the coding sequence ATGTCTAATATAAAAAGATTGTTCGTAGAGAAAAAATCTGGATTTGATGTAGAATCTCAAAGGTTACTTAGGGATATAAAAGTAAACTTAGGGGTAAAAAATATAAACAATATTAGAGTTGTAAATAGATATGATATAGAGAATATATCGGATGATGTATATGAAAAGTCTGTTAAGAGTATATTCTCTGAGCCCAACATAGATAATGTATATCATGAGAATATAGATATAGATGATAATTCAAAGATGTTCGCTATAGAATATCTTCCTGGACAGTATGACCAAAGAGCTGATTGGGCTGTTCAATGTATAGAAATATTAACTCAAAACAGTAGACCTTTAGTTAACTTTGCTAGAGCTATAGTAATAGAGGGAAAAATTGATGATACTGAGTTTGAGAATATAAAAAATTATCTTATAAACCCTGTAGATTCAAGGGAAGCTAGATTAGATAAACCGGAAAAGCTGGTTGTAGAAATTGACCGTGTAGATGAGGTTGAGGTTATAGATAACTTTATAGACATGGATGAGAATGATTTAAAAGAGTTTATAAAAGATAGAGGCCTTGCAATGCTATATGATGATCTAGTGTTGATACAAGATTATTTTAAAAATACAGAAAAGAGAAATCCTACTATAACTGAGATAAAGATAATAGATACTTATTGGTCAGATCACTGTAGACATACTACTTTTTTAACTAAGGTAGAAAGTGTAGAGATAGAAGATGGAAAGTATTCAGATATAATAAATAAGACTTATGATGAGTATAAGGAATCTAGAAGCTACGTATACGAGTCAAGAGAGAAAGATATAACGCTTATGGATATAGCAACTATATCTATGAAGGAGCTTAGAAAGAAAGGACTACTTGAAGATTTAGATGTATCTGAAGAGATAAATGCATGTAGTATAAATGTAGATGTAGAAATAGATGGTGAAACCCACAAATACCTAGTAATGTTTAAGAATGAAACACATAATCATCCTACTGAAATAGAGCCATTTGGAGGAGCTGCTACTTGTCTTGGAGGAGCTATAAGAGATCCTTTATCAGGAAGAAGTTATGTATATCAAGCTATGCGTATAAGTGGATGTGCAAATCCTCTTCAAGATATAAGTGATACTCTTGATGGCAAGTTACCTCAAATTAAGATAACTAAGGAAGCTGCACATGGATACAGTTCTTATGGAAATCAAATAGGCGTAGCTACAGGATTTGTTGATGAAGTGTATGACGATGACTTTGTAGCAAAGAGAATGGAAGTTGGAGCAGTTATTGCTGCAACACCAAAGGATGAGGTAATAAGAAAGACTCCTGAATCTTCAGATGTAGTTATATTAGTTGGTGGAAGAACTGGAAAAGATGGATGTGGAGGAGCTACAGGTTCATCTAAAGAGCATAGCGAAGAGTCTATATCTACTTGTTCTGCTGAAGTGCAAAAGGGAAATGCTCCAACAGAAAGAAAGATACAAAGATTATTTAGAAATAAAAAAGTAAGTTCTATGATAAAAAGATGTAATGACTTTGGTGCAGGTGGAGTATGTGTAGCTATAGGAGAGCTGGCAGATGGTATAGATATAGATCTTAATAAGGTACCTAAAAAATATGAGGGTCTTGATGGAACTGAAATAGCTATATCTGAATCTCAAGAGAGAATGGCTGTTGTTATAGATAAAGATAATTTAGAGGAATTTATAAAACATGCACATGAAGAGAATGTTGAAGCTACTCATGTTGCAACTGTAACAGGTGACAATAGAGTAAGAATGAGTTGGAATGAAAAGCTTATAGTAGATATAAGCAGAGATTTCTTAAATACTAATGGAGCTAAACAATACACAGATGTATTAATAAAATCCACAGATGAAGATACTAATTATTTTGAAAATACAGAAATAGTTGGGGATAACTTAGAAGATAAGTGGATAAATAAATTAAAGGATTTAAATGTATGTTCTAAAAGAGGATTAATAGAGATGTTTGATACATCTATAGGGGCTGGTACTGTACTTATGCCTTTGGGTGGTAAGTATCAATCAACTCCTGCTGATGCTATGGTATGTAAGATACCTGTATTAAAGGGAAGTACACCTACAGCTACTGCCATGGCTTACGGATACAACCCTAAAATAGGAAAATGGAGTCCATTCCATGGTGCTATATACGCATTAGTTGAATCTATATGTAAGATAGTATCTGTTGGTGGAGACTATAATAATATAAGACTTACGTTACAAGAATACTTTGAAAAAATAGGAAAGAACAAAGAAAAATGGGGAAAACCATTCAGTGCACTGCTTGGAGCATACTTAGTTCAAAAAAGATTAAATATACCAGCTATAGGTGGTAAGGATAGTATGTCTGGAACATTCGAAGATATAAATGTTCCTCCTACATTAATATCATTTGCTGTTGATGTTGTGGATTCAGACTATGTTATATCCCCAGAATTTAAAAAATCAAACTCTAAGATTGTCTTATTATCCACAAGAAAAGATGATAATTATATTGTAGATTTTGATTGTTTAAAATCTAATTTAGATATTATAACAAAAAACATAAAGAATAAGAAGATAATATCTGCTTATCCTATAAAAGTTGGAGGAATATGTGAAGCTGTAAGTAAGATGTCATTTGGAAATAAAATAGGATTTAAGTTTAAAGACGAAATGAGTGATAAAGAGTTATTTTTACCTGACTATGGAAGTTTTGTTCTTGAAATTGAAGATAAAGTTGATGTCGATGAAATATTTAAAAACTGTGACTACAGAATATTAGGAAATACTAATTCTAGTGATCATATTGAAATAAACAGTATAAAATTAGATATGGATAAAATGCATAGCGCTTGGAGCAATACATTAGAAAAAGTATTTCCAACTAAAACTACTGATATAAATCAAAAGATAGAGACTCTACACTATGAAAAATCAAATATAATAAAACCAAGATCTACTATATCAAAGCCTAAAGTATTAGTGCCTGTATTCCCGGGAACTAACTGCGAATACGACTGTATCAAAGCATTCGAGAGAGCAGGCGGAGATTGCCATACTAGTATATTCAAAAACTTAAAATCACAAGATATACAAGACAGCATAGATGATTTTGTGAAAAAAATAAACCAATCTCAAATAATAATGCTGCCAGGTGGATTTAGTGCAGGCGATGAGCCAGATGGGTCTGCTAAATTTATAGTAAACGTATTAAAAAATCCTAGAATAAAAGAAGCTATTATGGAACTTTTAAACAACAGAGACGGATTAATGCTAGGTATTTGTAATGGATTCCAGGCACTGATAAAACTTGGACTACTTCCTTATGGAGAGATAAAGGATATTGATGAAAATGATCCAACGCTTACTTACAACAATATAGCTAGACATCAATCTAAGGCTGTAGAAACTAAGATAGTGTCAAACCTATCTCCTTGGATGTCTAATGTAAAAGTTGGAGATATACATTCTATACCTATATCACATGGAGAAGGTAGATTCGTATGTAATGAAAGTATGATAGAAAAACTTATAAAGAGCGGACAAATAGCTACACAGTATGTTGATAGAAATAAAAATGCAACATACGATATAGACTTTAATCCAAATGGTTCATTCTATGCGGTTGAAGGAATAACAAGTCCTGATGGAAGAATATTAGGTAAGATGGGACACTCTGAGAGAATTGGAGATAATGTTCTTAAGAATATAGATGGAAATAAGGATCAAAGATTATTTGAATCTGGAATAGAGTATTTTAAGTTATAA
- a CDS encoding flavodoxin: MKKISIVYWSGTGNTEIMAQAISKGASDNSEVKLVRAEDATKEDILNADAVAIGCPSMGAEELESEYMEPFIASFENIDLNEKPMILFGSYDWGDGEWMREWDERMKNYGANILQEGLIAHLSPEDEDLHKCEEIGKKLASI; encoded by the coding sequence ATGAAAAAAATATCTATAGTTTATTGGAGTGGAACAGGAAATACAGAAATTATGGCACAAGCTATATCAAAAGGTGCTTCTGATAATAGTGAAGTGAAGCTTGTAAGAGCAGAAGATGCTACTAAAGAAGATATTTTAAATGCTGATGCAGTGGCTATCGGTTGCCCATCTATGGGAGCTGAAGAACTTGAATCTGAGTATATGGAACCATTTATAGCTTCTTTTGAGAATATAGATTTAAACGAAAAGCCTATGATTTTATTCGGGTCATATGATTGGGGCGACGGAGAATGGATGAGAGAATGGGATGAGAGAATGAAAAATTATGGAGCTAATATATTACAAGAAGGATTAATAGCTCATTTAAGCCCAGAAGATGAAGATTTACATAAATGTGAAGAAATAGGAAAGAAATTAGCTAGTATTTAA
- a CDS encoding transcriptional repressor, with amino-acid sequence MNLSKNKSIIYRVFKENPNLELDINDILNFINKDKLAISKRTVYRSIEKLVGMGKIYCSSIYDRKRKFKLSDMNYCEIICNKCNDLKKIKIIDHNKFKKYTIGDKSFDITSGYIKFYGTCSKCLGKI; translated from the coding sequence ATGAATCTATCTAAAAACAAGTCAATAATATATAGGGTGTTTAAAGAAAATCCTAATTTAGAATTAGATATAAATGATATATTAAATTTTATAAATAAAGATAAATTAGCAATAAGCAAGAGAACTGTATATAGGTCTATAGAAAAGCTTGTAGGTATGGGCAAAATATACTGTAGTTCTATATATGATAGAAAAAGGAAGTTTAAACTAAGTGATATGAATTATTGCGAAATTATATGTAATAAATGTAATGATTTAAAAAAAATAAAGATAATAGACCATAATAAATTTAAAAAATACACAATAGGTGATAAATCATTTGATATAACTAGTGGATATATTAAGTTTTATGGTACGTGTAGTAAATGCTTGGGGAAAATATAG
- a CDS encoding FeoA family protein, whose protein sequence is MVGTLVSGMMNEACKFEGTSDCSIKNLSEAEVDVEYTIKAIETDDEEMKSFLFTLGCYEGEKVTVISVLAENYVISVKDARYSIDLELAQAISV, encoded by the coding sequence ATGGTTGGTACTTTAGTGAGTGGAATGATGAATGAAGCTTGTAAATTTGAAGGGACAAGTGATTGTTCGATAAAAAATTTATCTGAAGCGGAAGTGGATGTGGAATATACAATAAAAGCGATTGAGACCGATGATGAGGAGATGAAGAGTTTTTTATTTACGCTGGGATGTTACGAAGGTGAAAAAGTTACAGTAATATCGGTATTGGCTGAAAACTATGTAATATCAGTAAAAGATGCAAGGTATAGTATTGATTTGGAATTGGCACAAGCTATAAGTGTATAA
- the feoB gene encoding ferrous iron transport protein B: MKIALTGNPNSGKTTLFNSITGKIEHVGNWAGVTVDKKEGNIKKNLNKTDIEITAVDLPGAYSMSPFTSEESITRDFVKNENPDVIINIVDATNLSRSLFFTTQLAELGIPVVVALNKSDLNEKKKTKINIPELSKALGCPVIKTVATKPSSNGLQELISKAVEVKGKSQTAPYDSKGVDLTNVEAVKASDKNRYEFVKGIVSKVENRKAVSNRQTKQDVADRILAHKWFGIPIFAVVMWAVFAISQTHVGPLVADTLVGWIDGIYALAEGAMGEGVSPILKSLLLDGIIGGVGAVVGFLPLIMVLFFLLALLEDCGYMARVAVVMDRFFKRVGLSGKSIIPMVIGTGCAIPGIMSTRTIRNERQRRTTAMLTPFMPCGAKLPVIALFAGVFFDDASWVGTTMYFMGIAIIIISALIVAKITGEKNKRSYFIMELPEYRFPSIKRATISTFSRAKAFIIKASTIILLCNAVVQVMQTFNWQFQVVAEGAESTSILASIASPFAILLIPLGFGAWQLAAAAITGFIAKENVVGTLAVVYSITNFIDTEELELVAGGADIASIMGLTSVAALAYLMFNLFTPPCFAAIGAMNSEMEDRKWLWSGIAFQFGMGYIVAFMTYHIGTLITTGSLGTAFIPGFVAVAAMVGYVVYLMKKGDEKANQKNLA, translated from the coding sequence ATGAAAATAGCACTAACAGGTAATCCTAACAGTGGTAAAACAACATTGTTCAATTCGATAACAGGTAAGATTGAACATGTTGGTAACTGGGCTGGTGTTACAGTTGATAAAAAAGAAGGTAATATCAAAAAGAATCTGAACAAAACTGATATAGAGATTACAGCAGTTGATCTTCCAGGTGCGTATTCAATGTCACCATTCACATCTGAGGAATCGATTACTAGAGACTTTGTTAAAAATGAAAATCCAGATGTAATCATAAATATTGTTGATGCAACAAACTTAAGCAGAAGTTTATTCTTCACAACACAGCTTGCGGAACTAGGTATTCCGGTAGTTGTAGCTCTCAACAAGAGTGACTTGAATGAGAAAAAGAAAACGAAAATTAATATACCTGAACTAAGCAAAGCTTTAGGGTGCCCGGTTATCAAAACTGTAGCAACAAAACCAAGTAGCAATGGTTTGCAAGAGTTAATCTCCAAAGCTGTGGAAGTTAAAGGCAAAAGTCAAACTGCTCCATATGACAGCAAGGGAGTAGATCTTACAAATGTTGAAGCGGTAAAAGCTTCGGATAAGAATCGTTATGAGTTTGTGAAAGGGATTGTCTCAAAAGTTGAAAATCGTAAGGCGGTTAGTAACCGTCAAACAAAGCAAGATGTTGCTGATAGAATATTGGCTCATAAATGGTTTGGGATTCCAATCTTTGCAGTAGTTATGTGGGCTGTATTCGCGATTTCACAAACACATGTGGGACCGCTAGTGGCTGATACACTTGTTGGTTGGATCGATGGTATATACGCATTGGCAGAAGGCGCCATGGGAGAAGGAGTATCGCCAATTCTAAAATCGTTGCTGTTGGATGGAATTATAGGTGGGGTAGGTGCCGTAGTAGGATTCCTGCCGCTTATCATGGTATTATTCTTCTTATTAGCATTACTTGAAGACTGTGGTTACATGGCACGTGTTGCTGTAGTAATGGATAGATTTTTCAAGCGTGTAGGATTATCAGGGAAATCAATTATCCCTATGGTTATAGGTACTGGCTGTGCTATTCCTGGCATCATGTCGACTAGAACCATCAGAAATGAGAGGCAAAGAAGGACTACTGCAATGTTGACTCCATTCATGCCTTGCGGCGCGAAGCTGCCGGTTATAGCATTATTCGCTGGTGTGTTCTTTGACGATGCGTCATGGGTTGGCACAACAATGTACTTTATGGGTATCGCAATAATTATTATTAGTGCTTTAATAGTAGCAAAAATAACTGGTGAGAAAAACAAAAGATCATATTTCATTATGGAATTACCTGAATATAGATTCCCCAGCATCAAAAGGGCTACAATTTCAACGTTCTCTAGAGCAAAAGCATTTATTATAAAAGCGAGTACTATTATACTTCTTTGTAACGCAGTTGTACAAGTTATGCAAACATTTAACTGGCAGTTCCAAGTTGTTGCTGAAGGTGCTGAAAGCACAAGCATTCTTGCAAGCATTGCATCTCCGTTTGCTATCTTACTGATTCCGCTTGGATTTGGTGCATGGCAGCTTGCGGCAGCAGCTATTACTGGTTTCATCGCAAAAGAGAATGTTGTTGGTACTTTGGCTGTAGTGTACTCGATTACAAATTTCATTGATACTGAAGAACTGGAACTTGTAGCAGGTGGAGCAGATATTGCAAGCATTATGGGATTAACTTCTGTAGCTGCACTGGCGTACCTTATGTTCAACCTGTTCACACCGCCGTGTTTTGCAGCAATTGGTGCTATGAACTCTGAAATGGAAGATAGAAAATGGCTTTGGAGTGGAATTGCATTCCAATTCGGAATGGGTTATATCGTAGCGTTTATGACTTACCATATTGGTACGTTGATTACAACAGGTTCTTTAGGTACTGCTTTTATACCTGGATTTGTTGCAGTTGCAGCAATGGTGGGATATGTTGTATATCTTATGAAAAAAGGTGATGAGAAGGCGAATCAAAAGAATTTAGCATAA
- a CDS encoding FeoB-associated Cys-rich membrane protein: MENIIVGIVILSIIALSTAKVISEKRKGAKCIGCPHSGSNNKKSNCCK, from the coding sequence ATGGAAAATATAATTGTTGGAATAGTGATATTGTCAATTATTGCTTTATCTACTGCAAAAGTTATTAGTGAAAAAAGAAAAGGTGCCAAGTGTATTGGTTGCCCGCATTCTGGATCCAATAATAAGAAAAGCAATTGTTGCAAATAG
- a CDS encoding flavodoxin codes for MNVDKKTQGYLMVAGAGSLWGLLGLLGKILFHYQLSSQAVGLSRLFSGFILLFLYLSLKNPQLLKIDKKGLIHVAFLGLFSQALFNLFYFGAIEATSIATAVILLYTSPIFVMILSRIFYKELLTPFKIISLFLCIIGCFLTVTGGRVDALKMNFSGILVGIGAGFCYALMPIISKSIVDKYNSWTIVFYNFVFGFLFLLPFSNPLEVLQVGFDIKIWLLFICLGLITSILPYSLYVTGLSFGIESSKASIICTLEVVVSVTISYFVFREALGFWKLTGILLVLSSVIVLQGDTGLLCKRKKISIDYKRGIFMKKISVIYWSGTGNTESMAQSISKGAQGNREVKLVKVEYATKEDILNADAVAIGCPSMGVEELESEYMEPFIASFKDIGLNEKPMILFGSYDWGDGEWMREWDERMKNYGANILQEGLIAHLRPEDEDLHKCEEIGKKLASI; via the coding sequence ATGAATGTTGATAAAAAAACTCAAGGTTATCTCATGGTTGCAGGAGCAGGTAGTTTATGGGGTCTTCTTGGTTTGCTGGGAAAAATCCTTTTTCATTATCAATTATCTTCCCAAGCTGTTGGATTATCTCGACTCTTTTCTGGCTTTATCCTATTATTTTTGTATCTTTCCCTTAAGAACCCTCAACTATTAAAAATAGATAAAAAGGGGTTGATCCATGTTGCTTTTTTAGGCCTATTTAGCCAAGCACTATTTAACCTATTTTATTTTGGTGCCATTGAAGCTACATCCATTGCTACAGCAGTGATTTTATTATATACATCTCCTATATTTGTCATGATTTTATCTAGAATTTTTTACAAAGAATTACTGACTCCTTTTAAAATTATTTCTCTATTTCTGTGTATAATTGGATGCTTTCTAACAGTAACAGGCGGAAGGGTGGATGCCCTAAAGATGAATTTTTCAGGGATACTTGTGGGTATAGGTGCAGGATTTTGCTATGCTTTAATGCCTATTATAAGCAAGTCTATTGTAGATAAATACAATTCTTGGACCATTGTGTTTTATAATTTTGTATTTGGATTTTTATTTTTACTACCCTTTTCAAATCCGCTAGAAGTTCTTCAAGTAGGATTCGATATAAAAATATGGCTTCTTTTTATTTGCCTAGGATTGATCACCTCCATCCTACCCTACAGTCTATATGTTACAGGACTATCCTTTGGGATTGAATCCTCTAAAGCATCTATCATATGTACATTAGAAGTCGTGGTTTCTGTTACCATTTCATATTTTGTTTTCCGTGAAGCCCTTGGTTTCTGGAAATTAACAGGTATTCTATTGGTTTTATCTTCTGTAATCGTCCTTCAAGGAGATACAGGTTTACTATGTAAAAGAAAAAAAATAAGTATCGATTATAAGAGAGGTATATTTATGAAAAAAATATCTGTTATTTATTGGAGTGGAACAGGAAATACAGAAAGTATGGCACAATCTATATCAAAAGGTGCACAAGGGAATAGGGAAGTGAAGCTTGTAAAAGTAGAATATGCTACTAAAGAAGATATTTTAAATGCTGATGCAGTGGCTATTGGCTGCCCATCTATGGGAGTTGAGGAGCTTGAATCTGAGTATATGGAACCATTTATAGCTTCTTTTAAGGATATAGGTTTAAACGAAAAGCCTATGATTTTATTCGGGTCATATGATTGGGGCGACGGAGAATGGATGAGAGAATGGGATGAGAGAATGAAAAATTATGGAGCTAATATATTACAAGAAGGGTTAATAGCTCATTTAAGGCCAGAAGATGAAGATTTACATAAATGTGAAGAAATAGGAAAGAAATTAGCTAGTATTTAA
- a CDS encoding DUF5685 family protein: protein MFGYVRINKMELKIKEYYKYRGYYCGLCKYLKENFGEISRLSLNYDVTFLITLLSSIYKSENSITKERCLVKPMNKNLRIVNDITEYGANMNIILTHNKLKDNIDDDKRIKDYLLFYMHKSVYKKINNTYRQKSEFIQNKLKELSELEKDNTMNIDKTSNIFGDIMREVFHYKDDEYTYILGNIGFNIGKYIYILDAYEDLDDDFKLGRYNPFMNYIDNKEELKNKVENIILLILSFIEEDIMKLELSDNKGIVENIIYSGMYLRFTNIMKGRDNDEKSI from the coding sequence ATGTTTGGATACGTAAGAATAAATAAAATGGAACTTAAAATTAAAGAATACTACAAGTATAGAGGGTATTACTGTGGCCTTTGCAAGTATCTAAAGGAAAACTTTGGCGAAATATCTAGACTTTCATTAAATTATGATGTAACATTTTTGATAACATTATTATCTTCTATATATAAAAGCGAAAATTCAATAACTAAGGAACGATGCTTAGTTAAGCCTATGAATAAGAATTTGAGGATAGTAAATGATATAACCGAATATGGAGCAAACATGAATATCATACTAACTCATAACAAATTAAAAGATAATATAGATGATGATAAAAGAATAAAGGACTACTTACTTTTTTACATGCACAAAAGTGTATATAAAAAGATTAATAATACATATAGACAAAAATCAGAGTTTATACAAAATAAGCTAAAAGAACTATCAGAATTAGAAAAAGATAATACAATGAATATAGACAAAACATCCAATATATTTGGAGATATAATGAGAGAAGTGTTTCATTATAAAGATGATGAATATACATATATATTAGGTAATATAGGATTTAATATAGGAAAGTATATTTATATACTCGATGCATATGAGGATTTGGATGATGATTTTAAATTAGGAAGATATAATCCTTTTATGAACTATATAGATAATAAAGAAGAGCTTAAAAATAAAGTTGAAAATATAATTTTACTTATATTATCGTTTATAGAAGAAGATATTATGAAGTTGGAATTAAGTGATAATAAAGGAATAGTAGAAAATATAATATATTCAGGAATGTATTTGAGATTTACTAACATAATGAAAGGAAGAGATAATGATGAGAAATCCATATGA
- a CDS encoding J domain-containing protein encodes MRNPYEVLGVNKNASKEEVKRSYRELAKKYHPDKHMNNPLSELAQEKFKEINEAYETIMKESENSGRAQYNNSGNNFYEIRQYINRGNFSMARNMLSNMNDRSSEWYYLMGLTSMRLGLYDEGADFIKRAHFMEPNNMEYKMAHDNIINRQRAYSSKTYQYNGGTDMCNVCTTLYCADCCCECCGGDLIGCC; translated from the coding sequence ATGAGAAATCCATATGAAGTTTTAGGCGTTAATAAAAATGCTTCTAAAGAAGAGGTTAAAAGATCTTATAGAGAACTTGCAAAGAAGTATCATCCTGATAAGCATATGAACAATCCTCTATCGGAATTAGCACAAGAAAAATTTAAAGAGATAAATGAAGCTTATGAGACTATAATGAAGGAATCTGAGAATTCAGGTAGAGCTCAATACAATAATTCAGGTAATAATTTTTATGAAATAAGACAGTATATAAACAGAGGAAATTTTTCAATGGCTAGAAATATGCTTTCTAATATGAATGATAGAAGTAGTGAGTGGTATTATCTTATGGGCCTTACATCAATGAGACTTGGTCTTTATGATGAAGGAGCAGATTTTATAAAAAGAGCTCATTTTATGGAGCCAAATAATATGGAATACAAAATGGCACATGATAATATAATCAACAGGCAAAGAGCTTACTCATCTAAGACATACCAATATAATGGAGGAACTGATATGTGCAATGTATGTACAACTCTTTATTGTGCAGACTGTTGTTGTGAGTGTTGTGGTGGAGATTTGATTGGTTGTTGCTAG
- a CDS encoding HAD family hydrolase, translating into MKKIAAFFDIDGTLYRDSLMVEHFKKLIKYDLVDPSVWHSHAKQTFLDWDKRQGNYDDYLLELAEIYISSIKGLKKKDIEFTSNQVISLKAERVYRYTRSRIKWHLNEGHIVIFISGSPDFLVEKMANKYNVADCVGSGYIFKDNKFTGEVTPMWDSESKDKAIDSFVQKYNLDLSKSYAYGDTNGDFSMLTKVGNPIAINPAKELLCKIQNDPYLSKNAKIIVERKDVIYNLDPSVSVSI; encoded by the coding sequence ATGAAAAAAATAGCAGCTTTTTTCGATATCGACGGTACGTTATATAGAGATTCTTTAATGGTTGAACATTTTAAAAAACTTATAAAATATGATTTAGTAGATCCTTCTGTATGGCACTCTCATGCTAAGCAAACATTTTTAGATTGGGATAAAAGACAAGGAAATTACGATGATTATTTGCTTGAACTTGCAGAAATATATATATCCTCTATAAAAGGTCTTAAGAAAAAGGATATAGAATTCACAAGTAATCAAGTTATAAGTCTGAAAGCTGAAAGAGTTTATAGATATACTCGTTCAAGGATAAAATGGCATTTAAACGAAGGGCATATAGTAATATTCATATCCGGAAGTCCTGATTTCTTAGTTGAAAAAATGGCTAATAAATACAATGTCGCAGATTGCGTAGGAAGCGGATATATATTTAAAGACAACAAGTTTACAGGAGAGGTTACTCCAATGTGGGACTCTGAGAGTAAAGATAAAGCTATAGACAGTTTCGTTCAAAAATACAACCTAGACTTATCAAAATCATATGCTTACGGAGATACAAACGGAGACTTCTCTATGCTTACTAAAGTAGGTAATCCTATAGCTATAAATCCAGCCAAAGAGCTTTTATGTAAGATTCAAAACGATCCCTATTTATCTAAAAATGCTAAAATAATAGTTGAAAGAAAAGATGTAATATACAACCTAGACCCTAGCGTTAGTGTATCAATCTAG